The genome window AATATGTCTGGTTATTGGATGATGATGTTTCAATATCTCCAGATGCCCTCCTTGAGCTTGTTTTGGTTCTCGAAGGTAACTGTCGCATCGGTATAGCCGGTTCAGCCATGTTTGACAGCAGCAGCCCGGAACGGTTGATAGAAATTGGCAATTTCATCGATTTGAAGCGTGGCAGGTTTAGTGGCAACTGTCGGTACTCAGATTCGACAAGTTGCGATCAAGATATATATTTTGTCGATTCAGTTTCGGCTTGTTCCATGTGCGTTCCTGTTGAGGCAATCATGTCGGTCGGTATCTGGGACGATTATTTTTTCCTTTATTGTGATGATGTTGACTGGAATATCAGATTTAGAAAGAAAGGTTATCTTGTCGCTGCAGTTCCAAAGTCAAAGATATGGCATATGCCATGGGAATTTAAGTCCGGATTTAACACCGTCTATTATGCTACCAGGAACAAGCTGTATCTACTGAACAAGCATCTGCAAGGGTTTGAAAAAATCTTTGGGCTTTTCTATGCACAGGCTGCGGCGCTCTATTTTTCCCTGAGATTTATATTTAAGAAACAGTTTTTTGCGTCCCTGTTGATGCTGCAGAGCGTGATTGACTACCTCCAGCGGAAGAGCGGAAAATTTGCAGATAATGAACTATTGGCAAGACTAGAAACTTCTGCCTTGCACAAGTCATATCATATATGGCTTTTTATGGTATTAAAGATCACCTTACTCAATGTAGAGGTAATGGCAAAAGTGGGCTATGGCAGGGTGGCTGGCACCTTTATAGAGTCTGCAAGAATTGTATTCAGCTATATGCCATGGAGGCATAGATTGAAGATTATTAAAACAATAAATGATTTCTATTTGTGGAGAAGTCAAAACCATGTCAGGTAAGACAGCTGTTCTTTATGCCACTTGTTATCTGGACGTAAGTGGTGTCACAAAAATCAATTTTGATATTTTGAAAAATCTCAAGCAAGCCGGTTTCGATATTCATGTATGTGTAACAGACGACGACAGTCACCTGATTAACAATTGGGATCTTTTCTTTCATCTGTATATCAAGAAACCTTTTAAATTGAGAAGGTCAACGGGTCCCCTGTTTGATGTCTTTTGTGATTACTTAGATAAAAACAATATTTCATGCATATACAATACGCATTCGCTGTGGCTCTATGAGCAGAGCGGAATGTTGAAGAAAAGATTCCCTCATCTGAAAATCGTGGACTCCCTGCATGTTCTGGAACCTTACTGTTTCAGGGGAGGGTATCCGGACATCAGCGCCAACAGGCATATTCACCAGAATATCGACCGGTCAATTCTGATCTCTGAAGATTTGAAAAAGCACATAATCAATAATTACGATGTTGATCTTGCAAAACTATGCGTTGTAAGAAATGGTATCGACACTGATAAATTCAGGCAGCAGGAATGCTATAAAGACAAGTTTAAGCAAGAACTTGGATTGAATCGAGATGATAAGCTGATTGGGTTTGTTGGAAGGTTGACCCATCAGAAACGCCCGCTTCTTTTCCTTGAGACAGCCTTGAGCATAGCCAAATCCGAAAAAAACTCCTATTTTTATATGATTGGCGATGGTGAACTGTGCAGCAGTGTTACTGCATTCATAGCAGGCAATAAATTGCAGCGACGGGTTTTTCATTTCGGGCAGAGAAACGATATCGATTTTGTATTCAACTCCACCGATATCCTCATGCAGCCATCCGCATATGAAGGTGCTCCTTTGACTATTCTAGAAGCGTTGGCAACAGGGGTAACAGTGGTGTCTTCGGACGTAGGCGCAATTCGCGAATATGTCGGTCAGTGCAGCGTATTGGTGCCGCGAACAAGTGAAGCGATCGAGTCAGAGCTGTTTTTCGCTGAAGTGCTTGCAAAGCTTGATTCTCCTGCTGACCCGGAACATGGATGCAGGTATGTGCGCGAAAACTATGATCTCAAAATTACCAGTCAACAATATCAGCAGATACTTTTGGATGTTCTTTCAGGTTGAGTTACCCATAAAATATCTCTAGAGTTGCAACTTGGGATCCCTTATGAAAATCCTTATCATCGGTGCCGGGCCGTGTGGCCTTGGGGCGGCATACTATCTGGACAAGCTGGGCCATGCGGACTGGCGGATTCTTGAACGGAGCGACCATGTCGGCGGGCTTTCCGCCTCTTTTCAGGACAGCAGCGGGTTCACCTGGGATGTGGGGGGGCATGTCCTGTTCTCGCACTACGATTACTTCGACTGCGCGGTCGAGGAGTCGCTGGGGGATTCATATTACGAGCATCTGCGCGAGAGCTGGGTCCACATCCTCGGCACTTGGGTCCCGTACCCGTTCCAGAACAACATCCGGCACCTCCCGGATGAAGCTTTGCAGGAGTGCCTTCTGGGTCTGCGGTCGCTGTCCGGCAACCCCTCCTTAGCCGCAAATTTCCGGGAGTGGATGGAGTCTGTATTTGGCGCCGGGATAGTCAAGTATTTCATGGAGCCATACAACAATAAGGTTTGGGGGATGCCGCTCGAATCGATGAGCAGGGAGTGGATCGGTGAGCGGGTCAGTGTGGTGGACCTTGGCCGGATCGAACGGAACATTGCGGAGCAGCGCGACGATGTCAGCTGGGGGCCGAACAACCGGTTCCGGTTCCCACGGCACGGTGGCACCGGAGCGATCTTCGAGGGGATCGTGCGGCCTTTCAGGGACAGGATCCGCTTCGGTTCCGAGGTGATCGGGATCGATCTTGACCGGAAATCCGTGACCTGTTCGGACGGTTCGGTCCATTCCTATGACCTGCTGATCAATACCTCCCCGCTCGACCTGTTCGTTACAAGATCCCGTGCCGTCCCTGATCAGGTCCTGGACGCCTGCCGGGATCTTGTCCATAACAGCGGATTGATCGTCGGGCTCGGCTTTTCCGGACATCGGGTCGATCCGAAATGCTGGATGTATTTCCCCGAGGATACCTCTCCCTTCTACCGGGTCACCAACTTTTACAACTATTCTCCGTACAACGTTCCGGGTGGCGATGTCGGCAGATTCTTCTCCCTGATGTGCGAAACTACCTATTCTCAGCATAAGCCTGTGGAGCGTTCGACAATTATCGATTCGACCATCGATGGTCTGGTCAACTCGGGGATGATCGAACCCAGACAGGGAAAAGATATTGCCAGCAGCTATCTCATCGATATCCCGTATTCCTACCCGGTTCCATCATTGGGAAGGGACCGGGCCATCGCCCTTATAAACCCCTTCCTGGAGTCAAAGGGGGTGTATTCACGCGGGCGTTTCGGCGGGTGGAAATACGAGGTCGGGAACATGGACCATTCGTTCATGCAGGGGGTTGAGGTCGTCGACCTGATTCTGAGTGGAACTCCGGAGAAGACCTACCCAGGGGGGAAAGCATAGTGGTGTACGAGCGGAAACATCACGATCAGTGCTGGGAAATATCAGAGTGAACATCCGCTTGATGAAGAGCCTGGACCGGATCGCCGGCACCCTGCTCGTGCGGGTGCTCCCTGCTCCGGCTTCGGCACCGGTCCCGGCGTCTCCGACCTCTTTCCTGCTGATCCGGCCGGGCGGCATAGGTGATGCGGTCCATCTGGTCCCGGCAGTCCGGGCGATCCGCAAGGCGTTTCCCTTGGTTGCCGTCGATATACTCGCGGAAAGGCGCAATGCGGCGATATTCGCCCTTTCCGAGGGGGTGCGCCGGGTAATCCGTTATGACGTGCCGGCAGAGTTCCTCTCTCTATTCTGGGAAAAATACGATCTGGTTATCGACTCCGAACAGTGGCACCATCTGTCTGCCGTGGTCGCCAGGCTAGTGCAGGCACGATACCGTATAGGTTTCAACACGAACGAACGAAGCCGCTTATTTAACTGTTCGATTCCGTATTCCCACGAAGACTACGAGGTTGATAGCTTCCTCGGCCTTCTTGGACCGCTCGACATTCCAGTAAGTGAAATAACCGAACTTCCGTGGTTGGTTGTCCCACCTGATGCGTCATCGCAAGCGGATTCATTGCTTGCACCTTTGCAGGGAAAACGGTTTGTGGTGATATTTCCTGGGGCAAGTATACCGGAGCGCAGATGGGGGGAGGATCGCTACCGCATCGTAGCCGGAATGCTTGCCTCTGAAGGTATCTCTACTGTTGTCGTTGGAGGTGTAGCTGATGCCACAGATGGCGAGGAGATTATTCGCGGCCTGCAGGGCATGAACGTGGCGGGAAAGTGCTCACTTGCTGAGACTGCAGCCGTAATCGAGCGCTCCGCAGTCCTGGTGAGCGGTGATTCCGGCATCCTCCACATTGGTGTTGCTCTCGGCAAGCCGACGGTGTCCCTCTTTGGGCCGGGGATTGCGGCGAAGTGGGCACCTCGGGGGGCAGGGCATATTGTCCTCAACAGGAACCTTGATTGCTCTCCGTGCACCAAATTCGGCACGACACCACCTTGTCAAGATGGTGTCCGCTGTATGGCCGAGATAACGGCGCAGGAGGTGGTGGCCGCGGCAGAACGCCTGATATTCCCTGCGGAAGCTGTCACAGGCTGAAATAAAAGTGCTTGACATTCCGGGAGGCAGTTGCTAAAAAACATAACGTTTTGCTTACAGGCGCGTAGCTCAGGGGGAGAGCGCTACCTTGACACGGTAGAGGTCGGCGGTTCGAGACCGCCCGCGCCTACCATGCATTCATGTCGCAGTACGAGACAGGGGCATCGGAATCGATGCCTCTTTCTGTTAAGGGGCTGCTGATGGAACTATCGATAACGCTTCCGGACGGTTCGACCAGGACACTGCCAGCAGGTGCAACGGTGCGCTCTCTTGCCGCTTCCATTGGCGCAGGCCTCGCAAAGGCGGCCATTGCGGGGAAGCTGAATGGCGAGCTGGTTGATGTGACAGCACCCCTTGTCGATGGTGCGCAGGTGGAGATCGTTACGGACAAGAGCCCCGAGGCGCTGGAAATCATACGCCATTCCACGTCACACCTGATGGCACAGGCGGTCAAGGAGCTCTTCCCGCAAGCCAAGGTGACCATTGGTCCGGCAATCGAGACAGGCTTCTATTACGATTTCGATGTTGAGCAGCCATTTACTCCGGAAGACCTGGAGAAGATCGAAAACCGGATGCGGGAACTGGCCAAGGCAGATATTCCAGTGCAGCGCGAAGTGCTGTCCAAGGATGATGCCATAAAGCTCTTTTCCGACATGGGGGAAGGGTACAAGGTGGAGATCATCTCCGCGCTAGACGCCGAGACGGTTTCTCTGTACCGCCAGGGTGGCTTCGTCGATCTCTGTCGCGGTCCGCATGTTCCGTCCACCTCGTTCTGTCGGGCATTCAAGATAACATCCCTTGCCGGGGCTTACTGGCGAGGCGACGAGAAGAACCGGATGCTGCAGCGGGTCTATGGGACCGCCTTTGCGGACAAGAAGGAACTCGATGCCTATCTTGCCCGTATCGAAGAAGCAAAGCGTCGCGACCACCGTAAACTCGGCAGGGAGCTGGACCTCTTTTCGTTTTCCGACGAGGTGGGAGCCGGATTTGCCATCTGGCACCCGAAGGGTGCCATGCTTCGCACCATTCTGGAAGACTTCGAGCGGAAGGAGCATCTGAAGCGGGGTTACGATATCGTAGTCGGTCCGCAGATCCTCAAGACCGAACTCTGGCAAAGATCCGGCCACTACGAGAATTATCGCGAAAACATGTATTTCACCGAGGTCGACGAGCAGGGGTTCGGTATCAAGCCGATGAACTGCCTGGCGCATATGATGATCTACAAATCGCAGCTGCGGAGTTATCGCGATCTGCCCCTCCGTTTCTTCGAACTCGGCACGGTTCATCGCCACGAGAGGGCCGGCGTACTGCACGGGTTGTTGCGTGTCCGCTGTTTTACCCAGGACGATGCGCACCTCCTTTGCACCCCTGATCAGCTCGATACGGAAATAAAGGGGGTCATCTCCTTTGTTAATGACGTGATGGCCATCTTCGGTTTTGAGTACGAGATGGAGCTCTCCACACGGCCGGAAAAATCCATCGGCTCGGACGAGGACTGGGAGCGGGCTACCAATGCCCTGCTCGGCGCGTTGAAGGACAGTGGTCGCCCCTTTGAAATCAATGAGGGAGATGGCGCATTCTACGGTCCCAAGATCGACATCAAGTTGCGCGATTGTCTTGACAGAAGGTGGCAGTGTGCTACAATCCAGTGCGATTTTACGCTGCCTGAGCGGTTTGACCTGACCTATGTTGACGCAAACGGCGAGCGGAAGCGGCCTGTCATGGTGCACCGGGTTATTCTGGGCTCCATTGAGCGGTTCATCGGGGTTCTCATTGAGCATTTTGCCGGGAATTTCCCTGTCTGGATCTCGCCGGTTCAGGCCATTGTTCTGACCGTGACCGACAACCAGCAGGAATACGCCAAGCAGGTGTACGAAACCCTTCGCAAAGCCGGGGTTCGTGTCCAGAAGGATTTCCGCAACGAGAAGCTCGGGTTCAAGATCAGGGAAGCCCAGCTGCAGAAGGTTCCTTACATGCTGGTCATCGGAGACCGCGAGGTGGAGACCAAGACGATCGCTCCCCGTTTCCGCGATGGCAGCAACCTCGAAACGATGTCTGCAGAAGCATTTGCCGAATATATTGCCAGGGAAGTGGCTAGTTTTCATTAGGAGGTGGCATCATAGCTAAACCGACCGTAAACGTGAATCAGGCCATACGGGCCAGAGAGGTCAGGGTCATTGGCCCTGAAAGCGAGCAGATCGGGATTCTCTCTCTATCCGAGGCCCTGGCGCTGGCAGCCGAACGTGAACTTGACCTGGTGGAAGTTTCCCCCACGGCTGTTCCGCCGGTGTGCCGGATAATGGATTTTGGCAAGTTCAAGTACCAGCAGAGCAAGAAACTGCAAGAGGCCAAGAAGAAACAGGTCCATGTGCAGCTCAAGGAAGTAAAACTCCGCCCCAAGACTGACGATCACGATCTGCAGTTCAAGGTCAAGCACGTGAAGCGTTTCCTGGAAGAGGGGAACAAGGCCAAGATCACGATGGTCTTCCGTGGGCGTGAGATAACCCATACGAATATCGGGCAGAGCATCCTGGACCGCATAGCCGAAGAGCTTCAGGATGTGGCCATAATTGAAGTCAGGCCGAAAATGGAGGGTCGCAGTCTTTTCATGATTGTGGCTCCGAAAAAAATAGGATAACAAAACGTAGACGAGGAGAATGACCATGCCGAAAATCAAGACCAACAGGGGGGCTGCAAAGCGCTTCAAGAAGACCGGTACCGGTAAGATCAAGCGCAGCCATGCCTTTACCAGTCACATCCTGACCAGCAAGACCCGCAAGAATAAGCGCAATCTCCGTAAAGGTGCCATTGTGGAGGCCGTTGACCACAAGAACATCGCCAGGCTTATTCCGTACATGTAAAGAATGCGGAGATGGGTCGTGAAGAGAGCCGGGACCGGCAAACCTTCATGGGTCATCCATCCGCTCGAAGAGTTGCTGTGAACCGTGAGGAAACGTCTCCCCTTGCGGATCCGGTGAAATACCAGAATAAAGGAGTAGCAGATGCCAAGGGCAAAACGAGGATTTAAAGCGAGACAGCGCAGGAACAAGGTGTTGAAGCTTGCCAAGGGGTACCGCGGCGCACGGAGTAAATTGTTTCGGAGCGCCACGGAGGCGGTGGACCGAGCGTTAAACTACGCTTTCAGGGATCGCCGGGTTAAGAAGCGCGATTTCAGGGCTCTCTGGATCACGCGCATCAACGCGGCCGCCCGTACGAACGGACTTTCCTATAGCAGGTTGATCCACGGGCTCAAGTTGGCCAACGTGGGGATCGATCGGAAGGTTCTGGCCGATCTGGCGGTTACCGACCCCCGCGGGTTCACCGAGATCGCCAACGTGGCCAAAGCCAATAACTAACGGCAACACAGCGATACGGGGGAAATGGGGGCAGACCTCATTTCCCTTTTTTTTGTCAAAAGGCCATAGACTATGCACGCACAACTGGAAGAACTACGCGGCCGAGCGCTTGCGGAACTCGATGGAGTCGTGACCGAAGAGGCGCTGCAGGCCTTTCGGGTCAAGTACCTGGGGAAAAAGGGGGAGTTGACCACCGTCATGAAAGGTGTTGGTGCACTCCCCCCGGAGGAGCGCCCCCGTCTTGGACAGGTGGTAAACAGCATCAGGGACCTTCTTGATGAACGGCTGGAAGCGGCCCAGATAGAAATCCGCAACAGGGTCACTGCTGAGCGATTGCAGAGCGAGCGTCTCGATGTCAGCCTGCCGGGACGTCAATACCCCCGTGGCACCAAGCATCCTGTGACGCTGGTTATCGAAGAGGTCAGCGAGATATTTGCCGGTCTCGGCTTCCAGGTGGCCGAGGGTCCGGAGGTCGAACTCGACTACTACAATTTCGAGGCACTCAATTTCCCCAAGGACCATCCTGCCCGCGACATGCAGGACACCTTCTTCGTCGAGAACAACCTGCTGCTCAGGACCCACACCTCTCCGGTCCAGATCCGTACCATGCTCAAACATGCACCGCCGGTGCGGGTCATAGCCCCCGGCACGGTCTACCGCTGCGATTCCGATGCCACCCATTCTCCCATGTTCCACCAGATTGAGGGGTTCATGGTCGACAAACGGATCACCTTTGCCGATCTGAAAGGGATTCTGACCATTTTTGTCACCCAGTATTTCGGCAAGGGGATTGGCGTGCGTCTGCGCCCCAGCTTTTTCCCGTTTACCGAACCCTCTGCCGAAGTGGATATTGCCTGCGTCATCTGCAAGGGGAAGGGGTGCAGGGTCTGCAAGCAGTCGGGTTGGCTCGAAATCCTTGGTGCCGGCATGGTCGACCCGGAGGTCTTCCGTCACGTCCAGTACGATCCCGAGTCGGTAACCGGTTTTGCCTTTGGCATGGGGATCGAACGGATAGCGATGCTTAAATACGGCATCAGCGACATGCGTCTCTTGTTCGAAAACGACCTCCGTTTCCTGCGGCAATTCTGAGTCACTGCGCACCATAACCGCAACTAATCCATGGAAAGTGTACGGACATGATCGTTAGTTATAACTGGTTGAAGGAATTCGTCGATGTCGATCTTTCTCCTTCCGAGCTGTCCGATATGCTCACCATGCTCGGACTTGAGGTCGAGCGGGTCGAGCAGCGACTGGCGGAATTCGATAGTGTAGTGGTTGCAGTGGTCCAGGAGAAGATGCAGCATCCGAATGCGGACAAGCTCTCCCTCTGCAAGGTGAACAATGGCAGGGATATCCTGGATGTCGTCTGCGGAGCCCAGAATTTCAAGCAGGGGGACAAGGTCGCCCTTGCCCAGATCGGCACCGTGCTTCCCGGTGACTTCAAGATCAAGCGCTCGAAGATCCGGGGGGCCGAATCGTACGGCATGCTCTGCTCGGAAAAGGAGCTCGGACTGGCCGACGAGTCTGCCGGTATCATGGTGCTCCCCGGCGATGCGCCATTGGGGGTCCCTCTCTTTGATGCGCTGGGAATGAAGGATGTCATCTTAGAGATAGGACTGACCCCGAACCGTGCAGACTGTCTGAGTGTGGTGGGCATTGCGCGGGAGATTGCGGCGAAACTGGGGAAGCGGATCCACTATCCACCTCTGGATCTGCACGAATCTGCCGAACCGGCCACAGACTTTGCCTCGGTCATCATCGAGGATCCTGAGCTCTGCCCCCGGTATGCTGCCCGCTACATTGCCGGCTGCACCATCGCCCCGTCCCCGGCATGGCTCGTTGAGCGGCTGAAGGCGGTTGGCATGCGCTCCATCAACAACGTGGTCGACGTCACCAACTATGTCCTGATGGAGCTTGGGCATCCGCTCCATGCCTTTGATCATGACCGTCTGGCAGAGGGCAGGATAGTCGTACGCAAGGCTGCGGACGGGGAGAAGTTCACGACCCTTGACGACCAGGAACGGCTTCTTGCAGCCGATGACCTGACCATCTGCGACGGTCAGCGTGCCGTTGCCCTGGCCGGCATCATGGGTGGGCAGAACTCGGAGATTGCCCCGAACACCACCAACATCCTGCTTGAGAGCGCCTATTTCAATCCGTCAGCGATCCGCCGGACCAGCAAGAGGCTGGGTATCCATTCGGAGTCATCCCACCGCTTCGAGCGGGGGGCGGACATCGACGCAGTTCCCAAGGCGCTTGATCGTGCAGCCTCCCTCATCGCACAGCTTGCCGGCGGGCGGATAGCCCGTGGTTCCATCGACATCTATCCGACCCCGGTTTCCCCCCGCACCATACAGCTGCGCGAAGAGCGGGTCGAACAGATCCTCGGCGTGGCAGTTTCTTCCGGGCAGATCTCCTCGATCCTCACCGGGCTCGATTGTAGCGTCGAGGCCGCAGAGACGGGAATTCTCCGGGTCACGGTTCCCACCTACCGGGTTGACCTGGAGCGGGAGATCGATCTGGTCGAGGAAGTAGCGCGCATGGTCGGTTACGACAATATTCCGGTAACCATGCCGATGGCACGGGTCTTTTCTGATCGTCCCCTGCCGCACCAGAAGCTGGAGCGTTCGATACGGGACCTGATGGTGAGCCTCGGCTTCAATGAGGTGATCAATTTCAGCTTCAGTTCAGCTGCAGCCAACGAACAGATGCTCCTCCCCGGCGACGACCACCGGTTCAGGCAGGTCAAATTGCTCAACCCCCTGGTGGAAGAGCACGCGGCCATGCGCACCTCGCTTCTTCCCGGCCTCCTGGAAACATCTGCCCGTAACATGAGCTACAAGCTCTTCAATCAACGGATCTTTGAACTGCGCCGGGTCTATCTGGTCAAACCCGACAGGGAGTCGCCGGAAGAGCCGCTTCTCCTTGGCGGGCTGATGTCTGGCCTCAGGGCGAGTGAAGGGTGGAATCAGGACAAGAGT of Geobacter sp. contains these proteins:
- a CDS encoding glycosyltransferase; translated protein: MDRIVVSPKVCVIVVTWNKKSFVTALVGQLQGVNYPNYDIVVVDNASSDGTSEEIARLYPGVRMIRNSENLGGTGGFNTGLVHALQTGVYQYVWLLDDDVSISPDALLELVLVLEGNCRIGIAGSAMFDSSSPERLIEIGNFIDLKRGRFSGNCRYSDSTSCDQDIYFVDSVSACSMCVPVEAIMSVGIWDDYFFLYCDDVDWNIRFRKKGYLVAAVPKSKIWHMPWEFKSGFNTVYYATRNKLYLLNKHLQGFEKIFGLFYAQAAALYFSLRFIFKKQFFASLLMLQSVIDYLQRKSGKFADNELLARLETSALHKSYHIWLFMVLKITLLNVEVMAKVGYGRVAGTFIESARIVFSYMPWRHRLKIIKTINDFYLWRSQNHVR
- a CDS encoding glycosyltransferase, producing MISICGEVKTMSGKTAVLYATCYLDVSGVTKINFDILKNLKQAGFDIHVCVTDDDSHLINNWDLFFHLYIKKPFKLRRSTGPLFDVFCDYLDKNNISCIYNTHSLWLYEQSGMLKKRFPHLKIVDSLHVLEPYCFRGGYPDISANRHIHQNIDRSILISEDLKKHIINNYDVDLAKLCVVRNGIDTDKFRQQECYKDKFKQELGLNRDDKLIGFVGRLTHQKRPLLFLETALSIAKSEKNSYFYMIGDGELCSSVTAFIAGNKLQRRVFHFGQRNDIDFVFNSTDILMQPSAYEGAPLTILEALATGVTVVSSDVGAIREYVGQCSVLVPRTSEAIESELFFAEVLAKLDSPADPEHGCRYVRENYDLKITSQQYQQILLDVLSG
- a CDS encoding NAD(P)-binding protein, which codes for MKILIIGAGPCGLGAAYYLDKLGHADWRILERSDHVGGLSASFQDSSGFTWDVGGHVLFSHYDYFDCAVEESLGDSYYEHLRESWVHILGTWVPYPFQNNIRHLPDEALQECLLGLRSLSGNPSLAANFREWMESVFGAGIVKYFMEPYNNKVWGMPLESMSREWIGERVSVVDLGRIERNIAEQRDDVSWGPNNRFRFPRHGGTGAIFEGIVRPFRDRIRFGSEVIGIDLDRKSVTCSDGSVHSYDLLINTSPLDLFVTRSRAVPDQVLDACRDLVHNSGLIVGLGFSGHRVDPKCWMYFPEDTSPFYRVTNFYNYSPYNVPGGDVGRFFSLMCETTYSQHKPVERSTIIDSTIDGLVNSGMIEPRQGKDIASSYLIDIPYSYPVPSLGRDRAIALINPFLESKGVYSRGRFGGWKYEVGNMDHSFMQGVEVVDLILSGTPEKTYPGGKA
- a CDS encoding glycosyltransferase family 9 protein, coding for MKSLDRIAGTLLVRVLPAPASAPVPASPTSFLLIRPGGIGDAVHLVPAVRAIRKAFPLVAVDILAERRNAAIFALSEGVRRVIRYDVPAEFLSLFWEKYDLVIDSEQWHHLSAVVARLVQARYRIGFNTNERSRLFNCSIPYSHEDYEVDSFLGLLGPLDIPVSEITELPWLVVPPDASSQADSLLAPLQGKRFVVIFPGASIPERRWGEDRYRIVAGMLASEGISTVVVGGVADATDGEEIIRGLQGMNVAGKCSLAETAAVIERSAVLVSGDSGILHIGVALGKPTVSLFGPGIAAKWAPRGAGHIVLNRNLDCSPCTKFGTTPPCQDGVRCMAEITAQEVVAAAERLIFPAEAVTG
- the thrS gene encoding threonine--tRNA ligase; this translates as MPLSVKGLLMELSITLPDGSTRTLPAGATVRSLAASIGAGLAKAAIAGKLNGELVDVTAPLVDGAQVEIVTDKSPEALEIIRHSTSHLMAQAVKELFPQAKVTIGPAIETGFYYDFDVEQPFTPEDLEKIENRMRELAKADIPVQREVLSKDDAIKLFSDMGEGYKVEIISALDAETVSLYRQGGFVDLCRGPHVPSTSFCRAFKITSLAGAYWRGDEKNRMLQRVYGTAFADKKELDAYLARIEEAKRRDHRKLGRELDLFSFSDEVGAGFAIWHPKGAMLRTILEDFERKEHLKRGYDIVVGPQILKTELWQRSGHYENYRENMYFTEVDEQGFGIKPMNCLAHMMIYKSQLRSYRDLPLRFFELGTVHRHERAGVLHGLLRVRCFTQDDAHLLCTPDQLDTEIKGVISFVNDVMAIFGFEYEMELSTRPEKSIGSDEDWERATNALLGALKDSGRPFEINEGDGAFYGPKIDIKLRDCLDRRWQCATIQCDFTLPERFDLTYVDANGERKRPVMVHRVILGSIERFIGVLIEHFAGNFPVWISPVQAIVLTVTDNQQEYAKQVYETLRKAGVRVQKDFRNEKLGFKIREAQLQKVPYMLVIGDREVETKTIAPRFRDGSNLETMSAEAFAEYIAREVASFH
- a CDS encoding translation initiation factor IF-3; translation: MAKPTVNVNQAIRAREVRVIGPESEQIGILSLSEALALAAERELDLVEVSPTAVPPVCRIMDFGKFKYQQSKKLQEAKKKQVHVQLKEVKLRPKTDDHDLQFKVKHVKRFLEEGNKAKITMVFRGREITHTNIGQSILDRIAEELQDVAIIEVRPKMEGRSLFMIVAPKKIG
- the rpmI gene encoding 50S ribosomal protein L35, with protein sequence MPKIKTNRGAAKRFKKTGTGKIKRSHAFTSHILTSKTRKNKRNLRKGAIVEAVDHKNIARLIPYM
- the rplT gene encoding 50S ribosomal protein L20, which encodes MPRAKRGFKARQRRNKVLKLAKGYRGARSKLFRSATEAVDRALNYAFRDRRVKKRDFRALWITRINAAARTNGLSYSRLIHGLKLANVGIDRKVLADLAVTDPRGFTEIANVAKANN
- the pheS gene encoding phenylalanine--tRNA ligase subunit alpha codes for the protein MHAQLEELRGRALAELDGVVTEEALQAFRVKYLGKKGELTTVMKGVGALPPEERPRLGQVVNSIRDLLDERLEAAQIEIRNRVTAERLQSERLDVSLPGRQYPRGTKHPVTLVIEEVSEIFAGLGFQVAEGPEVELDYYNFEALNFPKDHPARDMQDTFFVENNLLLRTHTSPVQIRTMLKHAPPVRVIAPGTVYRCDSDATHSPMFHQIEGFMVDKRITFADLKGILTIFVTQYFGKGIGVRLRPSFFPFTEPSAEVDIACVICKGKGCRVCKQSGWLEILGAGMVDPEVFRHVQYDPESVTGFAFGMGIERIAMLKYGISDMRLLFENDLRFLRQF
- a CDS encoding phenylalanine--tRNA ligase subunit beta; the encoded protein is MIVSYNWLKEFVDVDLSPSELSDMLTMLGLEVERVEQRLAEFDSVVVAVVQEKMQHPNADKLSLCKVNNGRDILDVVCGAQNFKQGDKVALAQIGTVLPGDFKIKRSKIRGAESYGMLCSEKELGLADESAGIMVLPGDAPLGVPLFDALGMKDVILEIGLTPNRADCLSVVGIAREIAAKLGKRIHYPPLDLHESAEPATDFASVIIEDPELCPRYAARYIAGCTIAPSPAWLVERLKAVGMRSINNVVDVTNYVLMELGHPLHAFDHDRLAEGRIVVRKAADGEKFTTLDDQERLLAADDLTICDGQRAVALAGIMGGQNSEIAPNTTNILLESAYFNPSAIRRTSKRLGIHSESSHRFERGADIDAVPKALDRAASLIAQLAGGRIARGSIDIYPTPVSPRTIQLREERVEQILGVAVSSGQISSILTGLDCSVEAAETGILRVTVPTYRVDLEREIDLVEEVARMVGYDNIPVTMPMARVFSDRPLPHQKLERSIRDLMVSLGFNEVINFSFSSAAANEQMLLPGDDHRFRQVKLLNPLVEEHAAMRTSLLPGLLETSARNMSYKLFNQRIFELRRVYLVKPDRESPEEPLLLGGLMSGLRASEGWNQDKSSLDFYDTKGVVESMFESLRLDRVTFEVKDLEPFYHPGKACTLYCAGERIGSLGELHPMVLSQFGLEKQAYYFELDLERLLHRLRDHHAVVAPSRYPDTSRDIAMLLADDVPAIAVLDCIYGMKAKEIENVSIFDVYTGEHVPEGQKSIAVRIRYRLSDRTLTDDEVTRIHQRVISTLVNGLMAVIR